CTAAGATTTGTTTCGCATAAAAAGCTACCAATGTATTTGGTGAAATCAGCTGAGGATAAAAAATACCATGTATACGTTACAGTAAACAATAAGAAGATTCAACTTGACCGCATATTTGTGAGAATAGAAGGTGGATCGTTCTGGTTGCCAAACGTAAAATACGTAGAATTAAAAGGAATCAATACTGCCAATAAAACACAGACAATAGAGAGAATAAAAGTTTAGTTTTTACTATCTTTAAATAACCAAATATTTAAAGTCATGGAAAAAGAAGATATTAAATCGCTATTGGAAATTATAGATCAACAAGTTAGCTCTTCAATACTTGGTGGGATGGAGGAAACCTATGAAGAGCTGGAGCGAATGGGATATATCACTATAAAAAGAGATCGTGTACAACATTCAGCATCCCTTACGCCTGAAGGATTACATTATTTAGAAATGTTAAACAGGTAGTCATCCAGATAATACGGATGCTTGACAGGGATAAGTTAACAGGTATTTCTTAACCAATCAAAACTCTGGTTCTTTTTTGGAATCTAATAAATAAAAGCGTGGAGGCAGTTAATAATCCAAAAGTTAATCCATACCATATTCCATTGACACCTAAATGAAAAACGATGCCAAGCAGGTATCCTAAAGGGATACCAATAACCCAATAGGCAATAAAGGTAATCAGGGTAGGGATATTCACATCGCCAATACCTCTTAAAACACCCAGACCTACAACCTGCGTACCATCAAATAATTGAAAGAAACCGGCAATAATCAGGAGCTGTGCCGCTATATTTATTACAGCCATATCTTCGGTATAAATGTAGGGTAAGATGTTATTGGCCAAAATAAACAATAGTGCTGTAACGCTCATGAATACCAATATGACATGATAACTGGCAATGGCAGAGTTTCTAAGGTCTGAAAAGTTTTTCTTACCAAAGTTGTTTCCGGTTTTTATGGTAGCAGCAGAAGCAATGCCACTGGCCATCATATAGGTTGTAGAGGCCAGATTAATTGCCACTTGATGTGCAGCTTGTTCTACAGCTCCAATGGTTCCTATTAATATTGCAGCACCACTAAAAGCGCTGATTTCAAATGAGTATTGTAAAGCAACAGGAGCACCGATTTTTGCAATCTTCAGGCTCCTTACTTTATCTATCAACCCGAGACGGAAACTTCTCGTATATTCTTTAAAATACTTCGACCGAAGTACATAAATCGACATCACGATAGCCATTAAGGTACGATCAACTAAAGTACTTAATCCAACACCCTTAACACCCATCGGTGCAATACCAAACATACCTTTTACAAAAATTACACCCAAAATAACATTGAGGAGATTTCCCCAAATGGAAACGAACATGGCTTGTTTTGTAAAACCAAGTCCTTCGGCAAACTGCTTAAATGTCTGGAATATCATTAATGGAACTATAGATATAGCCAGATAACCCAGATAAGGCTTCGCATAAGCAACTACTTCCGGTGATTGACCTATATGATCAATGGCCAGCAAAGTGCCGAAGTGCACAAAAATATAGAGCAATATAGAAGTCAGGATGTTTATGATCAAACTATTGGATAGCAGTTTACCACATTCGTCGTAATTTTTACGACCATTTTCCTGTGCAACCAGAGGTGTTAGTCCGTACGAAATCCCCAGTCCCAAAACCAAAATGAGCATAAACAAACTGTTTACCAGAGATACCGCGGCGAGCTGAATGGTTCCTGCAAAATGTCCAACAATCACACTATCGGCCAAATGCACCAATGTATGCCCCAACTGAGACACTACAATTGGCATAGCAAGACGTAAATTATCAGAATAATAAGGTTTGTACCTTGTGTATAAGCTCTTCAACATTTTGGCAAAAGTCGGCTTTTTATGCTGAATTAACGACCCTCAGGCAGAGTTTATTTTGGAATCCTACTTTAAAACGTTTAAAATAATATTGGCCATTATGAAATGAGTTTAATATGACATGGCACCTCTTAAATTGTAGTGAAATATTCTTCTTTTTCAGAGGAATGAGGTCTGATTACGCCACTTAGAATTAAACTAACCAGGATCTTTTGGGCCTGTCTGTATGAGCTTCGGGTCAGTTTGCTAAATTCTTTCAAAGTGATCCGGCCTTTTTCCGCAAGGTATTCAAAAAGTTTCCTTTCTTGTTCAGTATAGGTAATCAGTTGCCCCGAAGTGTCATTACTCTTTTTAATCACATCCACAATGATTTTACTGGCTAGTAAACTCTTGTCTTTTACGCGGTAATATACCCACCATTTTTTATGCTCATCAAGTGCGTAATGTGGCTTGGTCTCGCTTCGCGCAATGTTTACAACAAGCACTAGCTTCCCATCAACATGCACTTCCTCAAATTCAGGTTCAATAGCCGGTTTGCAGAACTGGTGCGCAGACTTGGTAATCATATAGCGCTCCTCGTCTTCAGATTTCACACCCTTTATGCTACCGTCATCAGCAACGCCTATCAACAGTTGTCCGCCTTTATTATTGGCAAATGCCACCAGGCTTTTAGCTATCTTTTCATTGCTGGTGATTGTTTTCTTAAAATCTAACGTCGTACCCTCACCTTGTAAAATTAGTTTCCTGATATTCATTTGTATACTCCTTATAAAGCATTAATAAGCGATACGTGGCTCTTCACCCTGATGTAAACTTCTTACATAAACCTCATTCATTACTGTGGCACAAAGCTCTCCTTGTGCATTTGTAACTTCCATCGGGTAAGCCTTCACAAATTTACCATAGGTATTTAAGGTCTCTATAGCCTCATTCAACATATCATCTGTAACTGTAATCGTAAAATATAAGCTGCCTCTGCCCGGTTTTAAATACTGGATGGAAGCGCTTTTAAGCCAGACGCGCACTTTAAATCCTGCCCTTTGTAAGAGCTGATCAAACAACAAAGCGTAAAACGGATCTGTGGCCGCATAAATGGTACCGCCAAAAATAGAACCGTTATAATTCTTGTTCAGTACGCTTTTTGCAATCTTTACATCAACCCCACGAAAGCCCTTATGAAATTTACGAACCCAGATACGCTGGAACAATAAAGGAGGGTATAAACACAAGACCCACTTAAGGGTTTTTTCTGATACAACCATGATGCTTAAATATCAGAAAGATTATTGAACTATAAAATTTTATATAGGATGATGACGTAATTTTTTAGTAAATTAGGATTATGTACATATATGACACCCTCACCGCCGCAGTTGCTGACCTTGAAAAACGAGGTTATGAGTATGATTTTAATCTTTCAGCCGAATTTATTGAGTGTAAAGCGATAGATATTCAGCTGATGCCGGAAGAATTTGAAATTGATGAGTTTTACCGCTTTGAAGGTATGACTGACCCTGACGATAGTTCGGTCATCTATGCTATTTCTTCTCAGGTTGGTAATTTAAAGGGGGTAATTATAGATGCTTATGGGGCCTATTCTGAAAACATTTCACCTGAGCTCCTGGATAAGTTAAAAATACATCACTGATTTTTAAATTAATAAAACCTTTAAGGGGGTTAACTTGTTAGGTTGGTGAATTTAAAACAAAACCAAATGAGAAAACTATTTTTAAGCTTTGCTATTGCTATTTTTTTAGGCTTAGCAATTTCCGCATGCAATTCTACAAAGAGTGTATCAGGTGATTCTGACAGTCTTAAAGTTGACACAAATATCACTCCTGCAGTTGATACAACAAATATGACGGATACGATGAAAACTATGCCAGACACTACAACAATGCCACCAGCGCATTAGGAAATAAACGTTAAACGAGGGAAAAAAGAGGTAAATCAAAAAAAGATTTCACCTCTTTTTTTATTTAAAAGCAATTTGCCGGATGTAATTAACGCCTGGTATAGTGTCAAAACAATGTACTATCTGTATTTTTTAGGGAAGATGAGCTTTTATTAAGGTTAACTTTGAGCTTAGCTTTATTGAAATGATGTTTAAAGATCAAGTAGTAGCGGCCTATCAAAAAATTCAGGATGAGATTTGCAGCAGTTTAGAACTGGCTGATGGAAAGGCAAAATTTGAAGAGGAGATATGGAACCGGGAAGGTGGTGGTGGTGGCAGAACCCGAATCATGCAACATGGAAATGTAATTGAAAAGGGTGGTGTCAATTTTTCTGCAGTACATGGAAAACTACCTGATACAGTTAAAAAGGCATTTAAAGTAGAAAATGATGAGTTTTTTGCTACGGGTGTTTCTATTGTAATGCATCCATCTAATCCGTTCGTACCGATCATTCACATGAATATTCGTTATTTCGAAATGGATGAGCAGACCCGTTGGTTTGGCGGCGGTATAGATTTAACTCCTCATTATGTGATTGATACTGATGTAAGGTACTTTCATCATCTTTTAAAGCAAACCTGCGATCAGTTCGACCCTACATTTTATCCAAAATTTAAAACCAATGCTGATGATTATTTCTTTATTAAACATAGGGATGAAACCAGGGGCGTTGGCGGTATTTTTTATGATAGACTGAAGCCTGAAAATACAGGTTTGTCTTTCGATCAGTTACTGACTTTCTCTGAAGCCGTGGGAAATACGTTTATTCCGGCTTATACAGAATTAATCGAAAGAAACCGTGATCAGCAATATACACCTGAGCAACAGGAATGGCAATATTTGCGTAGGAGCAGATATGCTGAGTTCAATTTGGTTTATGATTCTGGTACTAAATTTGGCCTGGAAACCAATGGACGGATAGAATCTATTCTGATGAGCTTGCCTCCAATGGCAAAATGGATCTATAATCACCAGCCGATTTCGGGCAGCCCAGAAGCAGATACGCTAAGTAAACTTAAAAAGGGAATTGTGTGGGCTTAACGGCCAAATAGAGCCTCGATTTATACGTTAAAATTTTTCCACAATGCGCCTTTATGGCGCATTTTTTATTAGATTCGCAAGGTTATAAGAATACGACCTTTAAATCGTTCTTAAGGAACATTAATATTTATGGCAGAAGATTTAGAAAATCAAGAAAACGACAAAATAATTAGAATCGATATTGACGAGCAAATGAGATCCGCTTACATTGATTATTCAATGTCAGTTATCGTATCAAGGGCTTTGCCTGATGTGAGAGATGGATTGAAACCGGTACACCGCCGTGTGTTATACGGGATGCTTGATCTGGGATTAGCAAACAATAAACCATATAAAAAATCTGCACGTATTGTTGGTGAGGTACTAGGTAAGTATCACCCACATGGTGATTCGTCTGTATACAATACCATGGTAAGGATGGCTCAGGATTGGAGTTTACGTTATTTAATGGTTGAAGGACAAGGAAACTATGGTTCAATTGATGGTGACTCTCCAGCTGCAATGCGTTATACTGAGGCGCGTTTCCACAAGATAGCTGAAGAGATGCTTGCTGACATCAATAAAGATACCGTTGATTTTCAACTAAACTTTGATGATTCATTGCAGGAGCCTACTGTGCTTCCTTCGAAAGTTCCAAACCTGTTAATTAATGGTTCATCAGGTATTGCGGTAGGTATGGCAACAAATATGCCACCTCATAACATCACAGAGACGATCAATGCGACAATAGCCTATATAGATAACAATGAAATCACTGTAGCCGAATTGATGAAACATATTAAAGCGCCTGATTTCCCAACAGGAGCCATCATTTATGGTTATACAGGTGTTCAGGAAGCATTTGAGACCGGAAGAGGCCGTATTGTAATGCGTGCTAAAGCTGAAATTGAAGCTACTAAAGATCGCGAAACTATTATCGTAACTGAAATACCTTATCAGGTAAATAAAGCGATGATGATTGAGCGTACCGCTGAATTGGTTGGTGAGAAAAAGATTGAAGGTATATCAAACATCAAGGATGAGTCTAATAAAGATGGTATCCGTATCGTTTATGAAATTAAACGTGATGCGAACGCTTCGATTGTTTTAAACAACTTGTTTAAACAAACAGCATTACAAACCTCATTTAGTGTAAATAACATTGCACTTGTAAAGGGCAGACCACAGTTATTAAACCTGAAAGATCTGATCCATTATTTTGTGGAGCACAGACATGAGGTCGTGGTTCGTAGAACTAAATTTGAACTTGCTGAAGCTAATAAGCGTGCACACATATTAGAAGGGTTACTGATTGCATTGGATCACCTGGATGAGGTAATTAAACTGATCCGTAGCTCTGAAACGCCTGAAGAAGCCAGACTAGGTTTAATGGAAAAATTCGGCTTATCTGATATTCAAGCAAGAGCGATCCTTGATATGACCCTTCGTAGGTTAACAGGTCTGGAGCGTGATAAGATCAAAGATGAATACAATGAATTGATGAAACTTATCGAATACTTGCAGTCTATCTTAGCTGATGAGGGTAAACGTATGCAGATCATCAAAGATGAACTGACCGAAATGAAAGATAAGTATGGCGATGAACGTAGAACAACTATTGTTCACTCGGCAGAAGATATGAGCATGGAAGACTTTATCGAGGATGAAGAGGTAGTGATTACCATTTCTCATGAAGGCTATATTAAACGTACTCCAGCTACAGAATATCGTACTCAAGGTAGAGGTGGTAAAGGCTCTAAAGGAAGTGATTCAAGGAATGAAGACTTTATAGAGCATTTATTAATTGCTTCTAACCATAACTATATGTTATTCTTTACTGAAACTGGTCGTTGTTTCTGGTTAAGGGTTTACGAAATCCCTGAAGGATCGAGACTAAGTAAGGGAAGAGCAATCCAGAACATCATTAATATTCCTAAAGAAGAAAAAATCAAGGCCTTTATTAAGGTTAAGAATTTAAAAGATCAGGAGTATCTGGAAAACAATTACATCATCATGTGTACTAAAAAAGGAACGATTAAGAAAACCTCGTTAGAGGCTTATTCGAGACCTAGGGTAAATGGTATCAATGCAATTAACATCAACGAAGGTGATCAGTTATTAGAAGCAAGCTTAACTACAGGTTCAAGCGAAATTGTAATGGCTTTACGTTCAGGAAGAGCTATTCGTTTCAATGAGGAGAAAGTTAGACCAATGGGTAGAACCGCTACCGGTGTACGTGGTGTAACCCTTGCTCATGAAAAAGATGAAGTAGTTGGTATGATCGCCGTGGATGATCCGGGAGCAACCGTATTGGTCGTTTCGGAAAAAGGTTACGGTAAACGTACGGACATTGAAGATTATCGCGTTACCAATAGAGGTGGTAAAGGTGTTAAAACTATTAACGTTACTGAGAAAACAGGAAACCTGGTTGCCATTAAGAATGTTACTGATGCTGATGATTTAATGATTATCAATAAATCAGGTATTGTAATCAGAATTGTGGTAAGTGAATTAAGGGTAATGGGTCGTGCAACTCAAGGTGTGCGTTTGATTAACCTGAAAGGTAACGACGAAATTGCTTCTGTAGCCAGAATTGAGCATGAAGACGAGGAAGTGGAAGAAACCGAAAGTTATGTTGTGTTAGATGGTGAGTCGGCAGGTGAAGGTGAACCTGAAGATGAAGTTACTGATGATACTCCTGAGAATGATGAAGAAGAGGGGGGAGATGCTGATGATACCACCGCTGAAGAAGAAGAATAACAAAAAAGAATAATTGTTGAACATAAATAGTATAAAATGAAAAAGGTACTTTTAAGTATTCTGTTTGTAGGTGTTGCCTCATTTGCAAACGCTCAAAAAAGTGAAATTAGTGAGGCTAAAAAAGCATGGAATCTTTTAGGCTTAACTACAGGCAAAACCTTAGCGGACCATTTAAAAGCGCTTAATGGCGGATTGGCTCATGCTGATCTGGCTGTAGCGAATGAGAAGTCTAAAGATTTACCTGATGCATGGTCTTATAGAGCATTATTTGCCTCAAGGATCGCTTTGATAGACTCTGTTGATTTAAAGAATGCTAAAGCCAAACAGAAAATAGCTGAAGAGTCGATTGCAAAAGCTAAAGAGCTGGATAAAAAAGGTTCTGAAAAAGATAATATTGAGCAAGCAAAAGTGAATGTAGAGAACGCAATTAGAAACAGAGCGATCTTTGCTTACAAAAAGAAAGACTTTGCTGAAGCACTGGAAGCCTTTAACGAAATCACTACTAAAAATCCAAATGATACAAGTATGTATGTCAATGCAGGTGTAACTGCTAAAGAAATACAGAACTATCCGGAAGTGATTAGAAATTTTAAAAAAGCGATAGACTTGCACTATCCTGATTCTAAAATATTATATTCTGAGATCATTAACGTTACTTTTGATAAACTTAAAGATAGTGTTGGTGGATTGGCCCTTCTAAAAGAAGCAGCAGCAAAATACCCTGACGATTCTTATTTTATCGGCCTGGAGACAGATCTTTACATTAAAAAAGGTGACATTGCAAAATCTCAGGAAATGCTTCAAAAGCTAATTGCTAAAGATCCTAAAAACCCGACTTATCAATATTTAATGGGTGATACCTATTATAAACAAGCTTTA
This is a stretch of genomic DNA from Candidatus Pedobacter colombiensis. It encodes these proteins:
- a CDS encoding MATE family efflux transporter yields the protein MLKSLYTRYKPYYSDNLRLAMPIVVSQLGHTLVHLADSVIVGHFAGTIQLAAVSLVNSLFMLILVLGLGISYGLTPLVAQENGRKNYDECGKLLSNSLIINILTSILLYIFVHFGTLLAIDHIGQSPEVVAYAKPYLGYLAISIVPLMIFQTFKQFAEGLGFTKQAMFVSIWGNLLNVILGVIFVKGMFGIAPMGVKGVGLSTLVDRTLMAIVMSIYVLRSKYFKEYTRSFRLGLIDKVRSLKIAKIGAPVALQYSFEISAFSGAAILIGTIGAVEQAAHQVAINLASTTYMMASGIASAATIKTGNNFGKKNFSDLRNSAIASYHVILVFMSVTALLFILANNILPYIYTEDMAVINIAAQLLIIAGFFQLFDGTQVVGLGVLRGIGDVNIPTLITFIAYWVIGIPLGYLLGIVFHLGVNGIWYGLTFGLLTASTLLFIRFQKRTRVLIG
- a CDS encoding ATP-binding protein; its protein translation is MNIRKLILQGEGTTLDFKKTITSNEKIAKSLVAFANNKGGQLLIGVADDGSIKGVKSEDEERYMITKSAHQFCKPAIEPEFEEVHVDGKLVLVVNIARSETKPHYALDEHKKWWVYYRVKDKSLLASKIIVDVIKKSNDTSGQLITYTEQERKLFEYLAEKGRITLKEFSKLTRSSYRQAQKILVSLILSGVIRPHSSEKEEYFTTI
- a CDS encoding YiiD C-terminal domain-containing protein, which translates into the protein MVVSEKTLKWVLCLYPPLLFQRIWVRKFHKGFRGVDVKIAKSVLNKNYNGSIFGGTIYAATDPFYALLFDQLLQRAGFKVRVWLKSASIQYLKPGRGSLYFTITVTDDMLNEAIETLNTYGKFVKAYPMEVTNAQGELCATVMNEVYVRSLHQGEEPRIAY
- a CDS encoding phosphoribosylpyrophosphate synthetase, with protein sequence MYIYDTLTAAVADLEKRGYEYDFNLSAEFIECKAIDIQLMPEEFEIDEFYRFEGMTDPDDSSVIYAISSQVGNLKGVIIDAYGAYSENISPELLDKLKIHH
- a CDS encoding coproporphyrinogen III oxidase; this translates as MRKLFLSFAIAIFLGLAISACNSTKSVSGDSDSLKVDTNITPAVDTTNMTDTMKTMPDTTTMPPAH
- the hemF gene encoding oxygen-dependent coproporphyrinogen oxidase, translating into MMFKDQVVAAYQKIQDEICSSLELADGKAKFEEEIWNREGGGGGRTRIMQHGNVIEKGGVNFSAVHGKLPDTVKKAFKVENDEFFATGVSIVMHPSNPFVPIIHMNIRYFEMDEQTRWFGGGIDLTPHYVIDTDVRYFHHLLKQTCDQFDPTFYPKFKTNADDYFFIKHRDETRGVGGIFYDRLKPENTGLSFDQLLTFSEAVGNTFIPAYTELIERNRDQQYTPEQQEWQYLRRSRYAEFNLVYDSGTKFGLETNGRIESILMSLPPMAKWIYNHQPISGSPEADTLSKLKKGIVWA
- the gyrA gene encoding DNA gyrase subunit A; translated protein: MAEDLENQENDKIIRIDIDEQMRSAYIDYSMSVIVSRALPDVRDGLKPVHRRVLYGMLDLGLANNKPYKKSARIVGEVLGKYHPHGDSSVYNTMVRMAQDWSLRYLMVEGQGNYGSIDGDSPAAMRYTEARFHKIAEEMLADINKDTVDFQLNFDDSLQEPTVLPSKVPNLLINGSSGIAVGMATNMPPHNITETINATIAYIDNNEITVAELMKHIKAPDFPTGAIIYGYTGVQEAFETGRGRIVMRAKAEIEATKDRETIIVTEIPYQVNKAMMIERTAELVGEKKIEGISNIKDESNKDGIRIVYEIKRDANASIVLNNLFKQTALQTSFSVNNIALVKGRPQLLNLKDLIHYFVEHRHEVVVRRTKFELAEANKRAHILEGLLIALDHLDEVIKLIRSSETPEEARLGLMEKFGLSDIQARAILDMTLRRLTGLERDKIKDEYNELMKLIEYLQSILADEGKRMQIIKDELTEMKDKYGDERRTTIVHSAEDMSMEDFIEDEEVVITISHEGYIKRTPATEYRTQGRGGKGSKGSDSRNEDFIEHLLIASNHNYMLFFTETGRCFWLRVYEIPEGSRLSKGRAIQNIINIPKEEKIKAFIKVKNLKDQEYLENNYIIMCTKKGTIKKTSLEAYSRPRVNGINAININEGDQLLEASLTTGSSEIVMALRSGRAIRFNEEKVRPMGRTATGVRGVTLAHEKDEVVGMIAVDDPGATVLVVSEKGYGKRTDIEDYRVTNRGGKGVKTINVTEKTGNLVAIKNVTDADDLMIINKSGIVIRIVVSELRVMGRATQGVRLINLKGNDEIASVARIEHEDEEVEETESYVVLDGESAGEGEPEDEVTDDTPENDEEEGGDADDTTAEEEE
- a CDS encoding tetratricopeptide repeat protein; translation: MKKVLLSILFVGVASFANAQKSEISEAKKAWNLLGLTTGKTLADHLKALNGGLAHADLAVANEKSKDLPDAWSYRALFASRIALIDSVDLKNAKAKQKIAEESIAKAKELDKKGSEKDNIEQAKVNVENAIRNRAIFAYKKKDFAEALEAFNEITTKNPNDTSMYVNAGVTAKEIQNYPEVIRNFKKAIDLHYPDSKILYSEIINVTFDKLKDSVGGLALLKEAAAKYPDDSYFIGLETDLYIKKGDIAKSQEMLQKLIAKDPKNPTYQYLMGDTYYKQALAIQTQRNALDVKKTKEFNEMGVKMTKFIDLSIPYYKAALELDPKNANALENLKIIYLFKDDKVNYEAINKRLEALKK